Proteins co-encoded in one Nicotiana sylvestris chromosome 7, ASM39365v2, whole genome shotgun sequence genomic window:
- the LOC138873418 gene encoding uncharacterized protein, whose amino-acid sequence MPHYGQPITSAAKSDDKSSLIQNLVAEIKKLTSRVQGFEGNKGVEGLNYEDLCVQPDVELLEGYKPPKFEMLDGTGDPRVHLRIQDAKKLTSWVNMASDFMDRFRFNTENAPDVFYIQNLKKKPTETFCEYATRWRSEAAKVRQALEVEQMNRQYTAIAKPIDQLYEKLKAAGYVTPIPVVTPENPSQWINPNKTCAYHSGMKGHTIDECHSLKDKIQNLIDNKIIIAKEPAPNVRNNPLHDHKSGGIHMIEIEDDWDPKGSIGLIVEGDEPKKPEVTLNPIVVQIQPSKGDMVNVSVPLEFEAPSAKAPKPIEVEFGIPKAPIPIEVTVLPPKVPIPVSMTDVTPFKTNVIPWDYTAEARRKGKTYTGEAIAAQGMTRTGRVYTPEHLAESSKQASGRVVETGPDDLWRKVEAKEYLVVEQLNKTPAQISILALLQSSEAHKNALMKILSEAYVPSNITGGEMANMVGQVLESHKITFHEDELPPEGLGHNKALHITAQCEDHFITRILVDGGSSLIICPLITLRTLGKGLHEVKDGAISVKAFDGYQRSTIGEISLCLQMGPT is encoded by the exons ATGCCGCACTACGGTCAGCCAATCACAAGTGCAGCCAAGTCAGATGACAAGAGTTCCCTCATTCAGAATTTGGTCGCTGAgatcaagaagttgactagccgggtTCAAGGTTTCGAAGGTAACAAAGGTGTCGAAGGGTTGAATTACGAAGATCTCTgtgttcagccagatgttgagctCCTGGAGGGGTACAAACCCCCCAAGTTTGAGATgctcgatggtacaggtgatcccagggtccacTTGAGAAT CCAGGATGCAAAGAAATTGACTAGTTGGGTGAacatggcgtctgactttatggaccggtttaggttcaacactgagaacgcaccagatgtgttctatatccagaatctcaagaagaagcccacagagaccttttgcgaatatgctactcgttggaggtcagaagctgctaaggtcagacagGCCTTGGAGgtagaacaaatgaacag acaatataccgcCATAGCCAAGCCAATTGACCAACTATATGAAAAACTCAAAGCAGCCGGTTACGTTACCCCTATTCCAGtcgtaactccagaaaatccttcccaatgGATCAACCCAAACAAGACTTGCGCGTACCATTCCGGGATGAAGGGCCATACCATCGACGAGTGTCActcgttgaaagacaagattcagaacctgattgacaacaagatcattataGCAAAGGAGCCCGCTCCTAATGTCCGTAACAACCCCCTGCATGACCACAAGAGTGGAGGCATCCATATGATCGAGATtgaagatgattgggaccccaaggggtcaATCGGTTTGATAGTAGAAGGAGACGAACCTAAGAAGCCAGAAGTTACTCTCAATCCCATTGTTGTTCAGATTCAGCCCTCTAAGGGCGATATGGTAAATGTGTCCGTACcgcttgagtttgaagcaccttcCGCAAAGGCGCCAAAACCGATTGAGGTTGAGTTCGGAATTCCAAAGGCGCCTATACCTATCGAAGTTACTGTGTTACCTCCCAAGGTGCCTATTCCGGTCTCCATGACAGACGTGACCCCGTTCAAGACAAATgttataccttgggattacaccgcTGAGGCTAGAAGGAAAGGAAAGACATATACCGGGGAAGCAATTGCCGCACAGGGCATGACTAGGACAGGCAGGGTATACACCCCGGAGCACTTGGCTGAGTCCAGCAAGCAAGCCTCCGGGCGGGTTGTTGAAACCGgacccgatgatctttggaggaaggtAGAGGCCAAAGAGTACTTAGTCGTCGAGCAACTGAACAAAACTCCAGCACAGATTTCTATTCTAGCTCTTCTACAAAGCTCTGAGGCACATAAAAACGCTTTAATGAAAAtactgagtgaagcttatgttcccagcaacataacaggaggcgaaatggcaaacatggtggggcaggtactggaaagccacaagatcaccttccacgaggacgAATTACCACCAGAAGGGCTtggtcacaacaaagcattgcacatcactgcGCAATGCGAGGATCACTTTATCACTAGGATTTTAGTCGACGGGGGATCCAGCCTCATTATTTGTCCATTGATAACTCTCAGGACATTGGGTAAGGGATTGCACGAGGTCAAAGACGGGGCTATCAGTGTCAAAGCTTTTGATGGAtatcagaggtccaccattggagaAATTAGCCTATGCCTACAGATGGGACCCACCTAG